In one Balaenoptera musculus isolate JJ_BM4_2016_0621 chromosome 20, mBalMus1.pri.v3, whole genome shotgun sequence genomic region, the following are encoded:
- the TMC8 gene encoding transmembrane channel-like protein 8 isoform X3 has protein sequence MLRQWSVQAPGEPEPEPTGEELWEQEMERLCSSQEPVRVLPYAMVDKRFIRQLREPEGVKTSCWQQWHHRQQTARRRLGEAARRLARGCGLWEGALYEIGGLFGTGIQSYFTFLRFLLLLNLLTLLLTTSFVLLPLTWLRPPDRGPALNFTFQCPGGHQPQTGVPKFNNLLWNVLTSRAFNNTFLFYGAYRAGPESSSVYSIRLAYFLSPLACLLLCFCGILQRMVKGLPQKMFLGQDYRSPLSAKVFSSWDFRIQGQEAATIKKHEISHEFKVELEEGRHLLMVQHQTRVQRACHLLTYLRVNILIGLLVVGAISAIFWATKYSQDNKEESLFLLLQYLPPGVIALVNFLGPLLFVFLVQLENYPPNTEVNLTLIWCVVLKLASLGMFCFSLGQTVLCIGRNKTSCESYGYNACDYQCWEDSVGEELYKLSIFNFLLMVAFTFLVSLPRRLLVERFSGRFWAWLDREEFLLPKNVLDIVEGQTVTWMGLFYCPLLPLLNSIFIFLTFYIKKYTLLRNSRASPRPFRASSSIFFFQLVLILGLLLAAAPLGYVVSSIRSSWDCGLFTNYSAPWQVVPELVALRLPPPSQRILHYLGSHAFSFPLLILLSLVLTVCVSQSQASARAIRGLRKQLVWQVQEKWHLVDDLSRLLPEPGSGDSLGPESPHSRGSRPRSLCPGFPCPGSPGPRHPRPEPSLEDPAGLRGVPVPARRCRFPSGSEL, from the exons ATGCTGAGGCAGTGGTCGGTGCAGGCCCCAGGGGAGCCAGAACCTGAGCCGACAGGCGAGGAGCTGTGGGAGCAGGAGATGGAGCGGCTGTGCTCCTCCCAGGAACCTGTGCGGGTGCTGCCCTACGCCATGGTGGACAAGCGCTTCATCCG GCAGCTGCGGGAGCCCGAAGGGGTGAAGACCTCGTGCTGGCAGCAGTGGCATCACAGGCAGCAGACTGCACGACGGCGCCTGGGGGAGGCAGCACGGCGGCTGGCCCGGGGCTGTGGGCTCTGGGAGGGGGCTCTCTACGAGATCGGGG GCCTCTTTGGCACCGGAATCCAGTCTTACTTCACCTTTCTTCGCTTCCTGCTGCTGCTTAACCTGCTGACCCTACTTCTGACCACCAGCTTCGTCCTGCTGCCCCTGACCTGGCTCCGCCCTCCTGACAGAGGACCTGCTCTGAACTTCA CCTTCCAGTGTCCTGGTGGCCACCAACCCCAGACTGGTGTTCCCAAGTTCAACAATCTACTTTGGAATGTTTTAACCAGCAGG GCCTTCAACAACACCTTTCTCTTTTACGGCGCGTACCGAGCGGGGCCTGAGAGCAGCTCAGTATACAGCATCCGCCTGGCCTACTTCCTGAGCCCACTGGCCTGCCTGCTCCTCTGCTTCTGTGGGATTCTACAGCG gaTGGTGAAGGGGCTGCCGCAGAAGATGTTCCTGGGCCAGGACTACAGGTCGCCTCTCAGCGCCAAGGTCTTCTCTTCCTGGGACTTCCGCATCCAGGGGCAGGAGGCAGCCACCATCAAGAAGCATGAGATCAGCCACGAGTTCAAG gtggagctggaggaggggcGTCACTTGCTGATGGTGCAGCATCAGACCCGGGTTCAGAGGGCCTGCCACCTGCTCACCTACCTGCGGGTCAACATCCTCATCGGGCTCCTGGTGGTTGGGGCCATCAGTGCTATCTTCTGGGCCACCAAGTACTCGCAGGACAACAAGGAG GAGTCCCTGTTTCTGCTGCTCCAGTACCTGCCCCCTGGGGTCATCGCCCTGGTCAACTTTCTGGGTCCCCTGCTGTTTGTTTTCCTGGTCCAGCTGGAAAACTACCCTCCCAACACTGAGGTCAACCTCACCCTTATCTG GTGTGTGGTGCTGAAGCTGGCCAGCCTGGGAATGTTCTGCTTCTCGCTGGGCCAGACTGTGCTGTGCATCGGCAGAAACAAGACCAGCTGTGAGTCCTACGGCTACAACGCATGTGACTACCAG TGCTGGGAGGACTCGGTGGGGGAGGAGCTGTACAAACTCAGCATCTTCAACTTCCTCCTCATGGTGGCCTTCACCTTCCTTGTCAGCCTGCCTAGGAG gctgctgGTGGAGCGGTTCTCGGGCCGGTTCTGGGCCTGGCTGGACCGGGAGGAGTTCCTGCTGCCCAAGAACGTGCTGGACATCGTGGAGGGACAGACGGTCACCTGGATGGGCCTCTTCTACTGCCCCCTGCTGCCCCTGCTCAACAGCATCTTCATCTTCCTCACCTTCTACATCAAGAAG TACACCCTGCTGAGGAACTCCAGGGCGTCCCCTCGGCCATTCCGCGCCTCCAGCTCCATCTTCTTCTTCCAGCTGGTGCTCATCCTGGGCCTGCTCCTGGCCGCTGCGCCCCTGGGCTATGTGGTCAGCAG CATCCGCTCCTCCTGGGACTGTGGCCTCTTCACCAACTACTCAGCCCCCTGGCAGGTGGTCCCAGAGCTGGTGGCCCTCCGGCTCCCACCCCCTAGCCAGCGCATCCTGCACTACCTGGGCTCCCACGCCTTCAGCTTCCCCCTCCTCATCCTGCTCAG CCTTGTCCTGACCGTGTGCGTCTCCCAGTCCCAGGCCAGCGCGAGGGCCATCCGGGGGCTCCGGAAGCAACTGGTGTGG CAAGTGCAGGAGAAGTGGCACCTGGTGGATGACCTGTCGCGGCTGCTGCCGGAGCCGGGCTCCGGCGACTCTCTGGGGCCTGAGTCCCCTCACTCCCGAGGTTCGCGCCCGAGATCCTTGTGCCCCGGATTCCCGTGCCCGGGCTCCCCAGGACCCAGGCACCCCCGGCCGGAACCCTCCCTTGAGGATCCCGCCGGGTTGCGCGGTGTCCCGGTCCCCGCCCGTAGATGCCGCTTCCCCAGCGGTTCGGAGCTGTAG
- the TMC8 gene encoding transmembrane channel-like protein 8 isoform X2 has product MPATCLLGAKTVRLTQQPPHIPSQEGERYNPNFNPITEMLRQWSVQAPGEPEPEPTGEELWEQEMERLCSSQEPVRVLPYAMVDKRFIRQLREPEGVKTSCWQQWHHRQQTARRRLGEAARRLARGCGLWEGALYEIGGLFGTGIQSYFTFLRFLLLLNLLTLLLTTSFVLLPLTWLRPPDRGPALNFTFQCPGGHQPQTGVPKFNNLLWNVLTSRAFNNTFLFYGAYRAGPESSSVYSIRLAYFLSPLACLLLCFCGILQRMVKGLPQKMFLGQDYRSPLSAKVFSSWDFRIQGQEAATIKKHEISHEFKVELEEGRHLLMVQHQTRVQRACHLLTYLRVNILIGLLVVGAISAIFWATKYSQDNKEESLFLLLQYLPPGVIALVNFLGPLLFVFLVQLENYPPNTEVNLTLIWCVVLKLASLGMFCFSLGQTVLCIGRNKTSCESYGYNACDYQCWEDSVGEELYKLSIFNFLLMVAFTFLVSLPRRLLVERFSGRFWAWLDREEFLLPKNVLDIVEGQTVTWMGLFYCPLLPLLNSIFIFLTFYIKKLVLILGLLLAAAPLGYVVSSIRSSWDCGLFTNYSAPWQVVPELVALRLPPPSQRILHYLGSHAFSFPLLILLSLVLTVCVSQSQASARAIRGLRKQLVWQVQEKWHLVDDLSRLLPEPGSGDSLGPESPHSRGSRPRSLCPGFPCPGSPGPRHPRPEPSLEDPAGLRGVPVPARRCRFPSGSEL; this is encoded by the exons CAGGAGGGGGAGCGTTACAACCCCAACTTCAACCCCATCACAGAGATGCTGAGGCAGTGGTCGGTGCAGGCCCCAGGGGAGCCAGAACCTGAGCCGACAGGCGAGGAGCTGTGGGAGCAGGAGATGGAGCGGCTGTGCTCCTCCCAGGAACCTGTGCGGGTGCTGCCCTACGCCATGGTGGACAAGCGCTTCATCCG GCAGCTGCGGGAGCCCGAAGGGGTGAAGACCTCGTGCTGGCAGCAGTGGCATCACAGGCAGCAGACTGCACGACGGCGCCTGGGGGAGGCAGCACGGCGGCTGGCCCGGGGCTGTGGGCTCTGGGAGGGGGCTCTCTACGAGATCGGGG GCCTCTTTGGCACCGGAATCCAGTCTTACTTCACCTTTCTTCGCTTCCTGCTGCTGCTTAACCTGCTGACCCTACTTCTGACCACCAGCTTCGTCCTGCTGCCCCTGACCTGGCTCCGCCCTCCTGACAGAGGACCTGCTCTGAACTTCA CCTTCCAGTGTCCTGGTGGCCACCAACCCCAGACTGGTGTTCCCAAGTTCAACAATCTACTTTGGAATGTTTTAACCAGCAGG GCCTTCAACAACACCTTTCTCTTTTACGGCGCGTACCGAGCGGGGCCTGAGAGCAGCTCAGTATACAGCATCCGCCTGGCCTACTTCCTGAGCCCACTGGCCTGCCTGCTCCTCTGCTTCTGTGGGATTCTACAGCG gaTGGTGAAGGGGCTGCCGCAGAAGATGTTCCTGGGCCAGGACTACAGGTCGCCTCTCAGCGCCAAGGTCTTCTCTTCCTGGGACTTCCGCATCCAGGGGCAGGAGGCAGCCACCATCAAGAAGCATGAGATCAGCCACGAGTTCAAG gtggagctggaggaggggcGTCACTTGCTGATGGTGCAGCATCAGACCCGGGTTCAGAGGGCCTGCCACCTGCTCACCTACCTGCGGGTCAACATCCTCATCGGGCTCCTGGTGGTTGGGGCCATCAGTGCTATCTTCTGGGCCACCAAGTACTCGCAGGACAACAAGGAG GAGTCCCTGTTTCTGCTGCTCCAGTACCTGCCCCCTGGGGTCATCGCCCTGGTCAACTTTCTGGGTCCCCTGCTGTTTGTTTTCCTGGTCCAGCTGGAAAACTACCCTCCCAACACTGAGGTCAACCTCACCCTTATCTG GTGTGTGGTGCTGAAGCTGGCCAGCCTGGGAATGTTCTGCTTCTCGCTGGGCCAGACTGTGCTGTGCATCGGCAGAAACAAGACCAGCTGTGAGTCCTACGGCTACAACGCATGTGACTACCAG TGCTGGGAGGACTCGGTGGGGGAGGAGCTGTACAAACTCAGCATCTTCAACTTCCTCCTCATGGTGGCCTTCACCTTCCTTGTCAGCCTGCCTAGGAG gctgctgGTGGAGCGGTTCTCGGGCCGGTTCTGGGCCTGGCTGGACCGGGAGGAGTTCCTGCTGCCCAAGAACGTGCTGGACATCGTGGAGGGACAGACGGTCACCTGGATGGGCCTCTTCTACTGCCCCCTGCTGCCCCTGCTCAACAGCATCTTCATCTTCCTCACCTTCTACATCAAGAAG CTGGTGCTCATCCTGGGCCTGCTCCTGGCCGCTGCGCCCCTGGGCTATGTGGTCAGCAG CATCCGCTCCTCCTGGGACTGTGGCCTCTTCACCAACTACTCAGCCCCCTGGCAGGTGGTCCCAGAGCTGGTGGCCCTCCGGCTCCCACCCCCTAGCCAGCGCATCCTGCACTACCTGGGCTCCCACGCCTTCAGCTTCCCCCTCCTCATCCTGCTCAG CCTTGTCCTGACCGTGTGCGTCTCCCAGTCCCAGGCCAGCGCGAGGGCCATCCGGGGGCTCCGGAAGCAACTGGTGTGG CAAGTGCAGGAGAAGTGGCACCTGGTGGATGACCTGTCGCGGCTGCTGCCGGAGCCGGGCTCCGGCGACTCTCTGGGGCCTGAGTCCCCTCACTCCCGAGGTTCGCGCCCGAGATCCTTGTGCCCCGGATTCCCGTGCCCGGGCTCCCCAGGACCCAGGCACCCCCGGCCGGAACCCTCCCTTGAGGATCCCGCCGGGTTGCGCGGTGTCCCGGTCCCCGCCCGTAGATGCCGCTTCCCCAGCGGTTCGGAGCTGTAG
- the TMC8 gene encoding transmembrane channel-like protein 8 isoform X5, giving the protein MPATCLLGAKTVRLTQQPPHIPSQEGERYNPNFNPITEMLRQWSVQAPGEPEPEPTGEELWEQEMERLCSSQEPVRVLPYAMVDKRFIRQLREPEGVKTSCWQQWHHRQQTARRRLGEAARRLARGCGLWEGALYEIGGLFGTGIQSYFTFLRFLLLLNLLTLLLTTSFVLLPLTWLRPPDRGPALNFTFQCPGGHQPQTGVPKFNNLLWNVLTSRAFNNTFLFYGAYRAGPESSSVYSIRLAYFLSPLACLLLCFCGILQRMVKGLPQKMFLGQDYRSPLSAKVFSSWDFRIQGQEAATIKKHEISHEFKVELEEGRHLLMVQHQTRVQRACHLLTYLRVNILIGLLVVGAISAIFWATKYSQDNKEESLFLLLQYLPPGVIALVNFLGPLLFVFLVQLENYPPNTEVNLTLIWCVVLKLASLGMFCFSLGQTVLCIGRNKTSCCWWSGSRAGSGPGWTGRSSCCPRTCWTSWRDRRSPGWASSTAPCCPCSTASSSSSPSTSRSWCSSWACSWPLRPWAMWSAASAPPGTVASSPTTQPPGRWSQSWWPSGSHPLASASCTTWAPTPSASPSSSCSALS; this is encoded by the exons CAGGAGGGGGAGCGTTACAACCCCAACTTCAACCCCATCACAGAGATGCTGAGGCAGTGGTCGGTGCAGGCCCCAGGGGAGCCAGAACCTGAGCCGACAGGCGAGGAGCTGTGGGAGCAGGAGATGGAGCGGCTGTGCTCCTCCCAGGAACCTGTGCGGGTGCTGCCCTACGCCATGGTGGACAAGCGCTTCATCCG GCAGCTGCGGGAGCCCGAAGGGGTGAAGACCTCGTGCTGGCAGCAGTGGCATCACAGGCAGCAGACTGCACGACGGCGCCTGGGGGAGGCAGCACGGCGGCTGGCCCGGGGCTGTGGGCTCTGGGAGGGGGCTCTCTACGAGATCGGGG GCCTCTTTGGCACCGGAATCCAGTCTTACTTCACCTTTCTTCGCTTCCTGCTGCTGCTTAACCTGCTGACCCTACTTCTGACCACCAGCTTCGTCCTGCTGCCCCTGACCTGGCTCCGCCCTCCTGACAGAGGACCTGCTCTGAACTTCA CCTTCCAGTGTCCTGGTGGCCACCAACCCCAGACTGGTGTTCCCAAGTTCAACAATCTACTTTGGAATGTTTTAACCAGCAGG GCCTTCAACAACACCTTTCTCTTTTACGGCGCGTACCGAGCGGGGCCTGAGAGCAGCTCAGTATACAGCATCCGCCTGGCCTACTTCCTGAGCCCACTGGCCTGCCTGCTCCTCTGCTTCTGTGGGATTCTACAGCG gaTGGTGAAGGGGCTGCCGCAGAAGATGTTCCTGGGCCAGGACTACAGGTCGCCTCTCAGCGCCAAGGTCTTCTCTTCCTGGGACTTCCGCATCCAGGGGCAGGAGGCAGCCACCATCAAGAAGCATGAGATCAGCCACGAGTTCAAG gtggagctggaggaggggcGTCACTTGCTGATGGTGCAGCATCAGACCCGGGTTCAGAGGGCCTGCCACCTGCTCACCTACCTGCGGGTCAACATCCTCATCGGGCTCCTGGTGGTTGGGGCCATCAGTGCTATCTTCTGGGCCACCAAGTACTCGCAGGACAACAAGGAG GAGTCCCTGTTTCTGCTGCTCCAGTACCTGCCCCCTGGGGTCATCGCCCTGGTCAACTTTCTGGGTCCCCTGCTGTTTGTTTTCCTGGTCCAGCTGGAAAACTACCCTCCCAACACTGAGGTCAACCTCACCCTTATCTG GTGTGTGGTGCTGAAGCTGGCCAGCCTGGGAATGTTCTGCTTCTCGCTGGGCCAGACTGTGCTGTGCATCGGCAGAAACAAGACCAGCT gctgctgGTGGAGCGGTTCTCGGGCCGGTTCTGGGCCTGGCTGGACCGGGAGGAGTTCCTGCTGCCCAAGAACGTGCTGGACATCGTGGAGGGACAGACGGTCACCTGGATGGGCCTCTTCTACTGCCCCCTGCTGCCCCTGCTCAACAGCATCTTCATCTTCCTCACCTTCTACATCAAGAAG CTGGTGCTCATCCTGGGCCTGCTCCTGGCCGCTGCGCCCCTGGGCTATGTGGTCAGCAG CATCCGCTCCTCCTGGGACTGTGGCCTCTTCACCAACTACTCAGCCCCCTGGCAGGTGGTCCCAGAGCTGGTGGCCCTCCGGCTCCCACCCCCTAGCCAGCGCATCCTGCACTACCTGGGCTCCCACGCCTTCAGCTTCCCCCTCCTCATCCTGCTCAG CCTTGTCCTGA
- the TMC8 gene encoding transmembrane channel-like protein 8 isoform X1, with translation MPATCLLGAKTVRLTQQPPHIPSQEGERYNPNFNPITEMLRQWSVQAPGEPEPEPTGEELWEQEMERLCSSQEPVRVLPYAMVDKRFIRQLREPEGVKTSCWQQWHHRQQTARRRLGEAARRLARGCGLWEGALYEIGGLFGTGIQSYFTFLRFLLLLNLLTLLLTTSFVLLPLTWLRPPDRGPALNFTFQCPGGHQPQTGVPKFNNLLWNVLTSRAFNNTFLFYGAYRAGPESSSVYSIRLAYFLSPLACLLLCFCGILQRMVKGLPQKMFLGQDYRSPLSAKVFSSWDFRIQGQEAATIKKHEISHEFKVELEEGRHLLMVQHQTRVQRACHLLTYLRVNILIGLLVVGAISAIFWATKYSQDNKEESLFLLLQYLPPGVIALVNFLGPLLFVFLVQLENYPPNTEVNLTLIWCVVLKLASLGMFCFSLGQTVLCIGRNKTSCESYGYNACDYQCWEDSVGEELYKLSIFNFLLMVAFTFLVSLPRRLLVERFSGRFWAWLDREEFLLPKNVLDIVEGQTVTWMGLFYCPLLPLLNSIFIFLTFYIKKYTLLRNSRASPRPFRASSSIFFFQLVLILGLLLAAAPLGYVVSSIRSSWDCGLFTNYSAPWQVVPELVALRLPPPSQRILHYLGSHAFSFPLLILLSLVLTVCVSQSQASARAIRGLRKQLVWQVQEKWHLVDDLSRLLPEPGSGDSLGPESPHSRGSRPRSLCPGFPCPGSPGPRHPRPEPSLEDPAGLRGVPVPARRCRFPSGSEL, from the exons CAGGAGGGGGAGCGTTACAACCCCAACTTCAACCCCATCACAGAGATGCTGAGGCAGTGGTCGGTGCAGGCCCCAGGGGAGCCAGAACCTGAGCCGACAGGCGAGGAGCTGTGGGAGCAGGAGATGGAGCGGCTGTGCTCCTCCCAGGAACCTGTGCGGGTGCTGCCCTACGCCATGGTGGACAAGCGCTTCATCCG GCAGCTGCGGGAGCCCGAAGGGGTGAAGACCTCGTGCTGGCAGCAGTGGCATCACAGGCAGCAGACTGCACGACGGCGCCTGGGGGAGGCAGCACGGCGGCTGGCCCGGGGCTGTGGGCTCTGGGAGGGGGCTCTCTACGAGATCGGGG GCCTCTTTGGCACCGGAATCCAGTCTTACTTCACCTTTCTTCGCTTCCTGCTGCTGCTTAACCTGCTGACCCTACTTCTGACCACCAGCTTCGTCCTGCTGCCCCTGACCTGGCTCCGCCCTCCTGACAGAGGACCTGCTCTGAACTTCA CCTTCCAGTGTCCTGGTGGCCACCAACCCCAGACTGGTGTTCCCAAGTTCAACAATCTACTTTGGAATGTTTTAACCAGCAGG GCCTTCAACAACACCTTTCTCTTTTACGGCGCGTACCGAGCGGGGCCTGAGAGCAGCTCAGTATACAGCATCCGCCTGGCCTACTTCCTGAGCCCACTGGCCTGCCTGCTCCTCTGCTTCTGTGGGATTCTACAGCG gaTGGTGAAGGGGCTGCCGCAGAAGATGTTCCTGGGCCAGGACTACAGGTCGCCTCTCAGCGCCAAGGTCTTCTCTTCCTGGGACTTCCGCATCCAGGGGCAGGAGGCAGCCACCATCAAGAAGCATGAGATCAGCCACGAGTTCAAG gtggagctggaggaggggcGTCACTTGCTGATGGTGCAGCATCAGACCCGGGTTCAGAGGGCCTGCCACCTGCTCACCTACCTGCGGGTCAACATCCTCATCGGGCTCCTGGTGGTTGGGGCCATCAGTGCTATCTTCTGGGCCACCAAGTACTCGCAGGACAACAAGGAG GAGTCCCTGTTTCTGCTGCTCCAGTACCTGCCCCCTGGGGTCATCGCCCTGGTCAACTTTCTGGGTCCCCTGCTGTTTGTTTTCCTGGTCCAGCTGGAAAACTACCCTCCCAACACTGAGGTCAACCTCACCCTTATCTG GTGTGTGGTGCTGAAGCTGGCCAGCCTGGGAATGTTCTGCTTCTCGCTGGGCCAGACTGTGCTGTGCATCGGCAGAAACAAGACCAGCTGTGAGTCCTACGGCTACAACGCATGTGACTACCAG TGCTGGGAGGACTCGGTGGGGGAGGAGCTGTACAAACTCAGCATCTTCAACTTCCTCCTCATGGTGGCCTTCACCTTCCTTGTCAGCCTGCCTAGGAG gctgctgGTGGAGCGGTTCTCGGGCCGGTTCTGGGCCTGGCTGGACCGGGAGGAGTTCCTGCTGCCCAAGAACGTGCTGGACATCGTGGAGGGACAGACGGTCACCTGGATGGGCCTCTTCTACTGCCCCCTGCTGCCCCTGCTCAACAGCATCTTCATCTTCCTCACCTTCTACATCAAGAAG TACACCCTGCTGAGGAACTCCAGGGCGTCCCCTCGGCCATTCCGCGCCTCCAGCTCCATCTTCTTCTTCCAGCTGGTGCTCATCCTGGGCCTGCTCCTGGCCGCTGCGCCCCTGGGCTATGTGGTCAGCAG CATCCGCTCCTCCTGGGACTGTGGCCTCTTCACCAACTACTCAGCCCCCTGGCAGGTGGTCCCAGAGCTGGTGGCCCTCCGGCTCCCACCCCCTAGCCAGCGCATCCTGCACTACCTGGGCTCCCACGCCTTCAGCTTCCCCCTCCTCATCCTGCTCAG CCTTGTCCTGACCGTGTGCGTCTCCCAGTCCCAGGCCAGCGCGAGGGCCATCCGGGGGCTCCGGAAGCAACTGGTGTGG CAAGTGCAGGAGAAGTGGCACCTGGTGGATGACCTGTCGCGGCTGCTGCCGGAGCCGGGCTCCGGCGACTCTCTGGGGCCTGAGTCCCCTCACTCCCGAGGTTCGCGCCCGAGATCCTTGTGCCCCGGATTCCCGTGCCCGGGCTCCCCAGGACCCAGGCACCCCCGGCCGGAACCCTCCCTTGAGGATCCCGCCGGGTTGCGCGGTGTCCCGGTCCCCGCCCGTAGATGCCGCTTCCCCAGCGGTTCGGAGCTGTAG
- the TMC8 gene encoding transmembrane channel-like protein 8 isoform X4, whose translation MPATCLLGAKTVRLTQQPPHIPSQEGERYNPNFNPITEMLRQWSVQAPGEPEPEPTGEELWEQEMERLCSSQEPVRVLPYAMVDKRFIRFVLLPLTWLRPPDRGPALNFTFQCPGGHQPQTGVPKFNNLLWNVLTSRAFNNTFLFYGAYRAGPESSSVYSIRLAYFLSPLACLLLCFCGILQRMVKGLPQKMFLGQDYRSPLSAKVFSSWDFRIQGQEAATIKKHEISHEFKVELEEGRHLLMVQHQTRVQRACHLLTYLRVNILIGLLVVGAISAIFWATKYSQDNKEESLFLLLQYLPPGVIALVNFLGPLLFVFLVQLENYPPNTEVNLTLIWCVVLKLASLGMFCFSLGQTVLCIGRNKTSCESYGYNACDYQCWEDSVGEELYKLSIFNFLLMVAFTFLVSLPRRLLVERFSGRFWAWLDREEFLLPKNVLDIVEGQTVTWMGLFYCPLLPLLNSIFIFLTFYIKKYTLLRNSRASPRPFRASSSIFFFQLVLILGLLLAAAPLGYVVSSIRSSWDCGLFTNYSAPWQVVPELVALRLPPPSQRILHYLGSHAFSFPLLILLSLVLTVCVSQSQASARAIRGLRKQLVWQVQEKWHLVDDLSRLLPEPGSGDSLGPESPHSRGSRPRSLCPGFPCPGSPGPRHPRPEPSLEDPAGLRGVPVPARRCRFPSGSEL comes from the exons CAGGAGGGGGAGCGTTACAACCCCAACTTCAACCCCATCACAGAGATGCTGAGGCAGTGGTCGGTGCAGGCCCCAGGGGAGCCAGAACCTGAGCCGACAGGCGAGGAGCTGTGGGAGCAGGAGATGGAGCGGCTGTGCTCCTCCCAGGAACCTGTGCGGGTGCTGCCCTACGCCATGGTGGACAAGCGCTTCATCCG CTTCGTCCTGCTGCCCCTGACCTGGCTCCGCCCTCCTGACAGAGGACCTGCTCTGAACTTCA CCTTCCAGTGTCCTGGTGGCCACCAACCCCAGACTGGTGTTCCCAAGTTCAACAATCTACTTTGGAATGTTTTAACCAGCAGG GCCTTCAACAACACCTTTCTCTTTTACGGCGCGTACCGAGCGGGGCCTGAGAGCAGCTCAGTATACAGCATCCGCCTGGCCTACTTCCTGAGCCCACTGGCCTGCCTGCTCCTCTGCTTCTGTGGGATTCTACAGCG gaTGGTGAAGGGGCTGCCGCAGAAGATGTTCCTGGGCCAGGACTACAGGTCGCCTCTCAGCGCCAAGGTCTTCTCTTCCTGGGACTTCCGCATCCAGGGGCAGGAGGCAGCCACCATCAAGAAGCATGAGATCAGCCACGAGTTCAAG gtggagctggaggaggggcGTCACTTGCTGATGGTGCAGCATCAGACCCGGGTTCAGAGGGCCTGCCACCTGCTCACCTACCTGCGGGTCAACATCCTCATCGGGCTCCTGGTGGTTGGGGCCATCAGTGCTATCTTCTGGGCCACCAAGTACTCGCAGGACAACAAGGAG GAGTCCCTGTTTCTGCTGCTCCAGTACCTGCCCCCTGGGGTCATCGCCCTGGTCAACTTTCTGGGTCCCCTGCTGTTTGTTTTCCTGGTCCAGCTGGAAAACTACCCTCCCAACACTGAGGTCAACCTCACCCTTATCTG GTGTGTGGTGCTGAAGCTGGCCAGCCTGGGAATGTTCTGCTTCTCGCTGGGCCAGACTGTGCTGTGCATCGGCAGAAACAAGACCAGCTGTGAGTCCTACGGCTACAACGCATGTGACTACCAG TGCTGGGAGGACTCGGTGGGGGAGGAGCTGTACAAACTCAGCATCTTCAACTTCCTCCTCATGGTGGCCTTCACCTTCCTTGTCAGCCTGCCTAGGAG gctgctgGTGGAGCGGTTCTCGGGCCGGTTCTGGGCCTGGCTGGACCGGGAGGAGTTCCTGCTGCCCAAGAACGTGCTGGACATCGTGGAGGGACAGACGGTCACCTGGATGGGCCTCTTCTACTGCCCCCTGCTGCCCCTGCTCAACAGCATCTTCATCTTCCTCACCTTCTACATCAAGAAG TACACCCTGCTGAGGAACTCCAGGGCGTCCCCTCGGCCATTCCGCGCCTCCAGCTCCATCTTCTTCTTCCAGCTGGTGCTCATCCTGGGCCTGCTCCTGGCCGCTGCGCCCCTGGGCTATGTGGTCAGCAG CATCCGCTCCTCCTGGGACTGTGGCCTCTTCACCAACTACTCAGCCCCCTGGCAGGTGGTCCCAGAGCTGGTGGCCCTCCGGCTCCCACCCCCTAGCCAGCGCATCCTGCACTACCTGGGCTCCCACGCCTTCAGCTTCCCCCTCCTCATCCTGCTCAG CCTTGTCCTGACCGTGTGCGTCTCCCAGTCCCAGGCCAGCGCGAGGGCCATCCGGGGGCTCCGGAAGCAACTGGTGTGG CAAGTGCAGGAGAAGTGGCACCTGGTGGATGACCTGTCGCGGCTGCTGCCGGAGCCGGGCTCCGGCGACTCTCTGGGGCCTGAGTCCCCTCACTCCCGAGGTTCGCGCCCGAGATCCTTGTGCCCCGGATTCCCGTGCCCGGGCTCCCCAGGACCCAGGCACCCCCGGCCGGAACCCTCCCTTGAGGATCCCGCCGGGTTGCGCGGTGTCCCGGTCCCCGCCCGTAGATGCCGCTTCCCCAGCGGTTCGGAGCTGTAG